The sequence AAAATCACTTTGGCAAAAGATGCAAGAGACTCTGTTCTCAAACAAGGCGGTACATTTTCTGAAGCCATGAAACAATATGTCAAGTATGCAAAGATGCCTAAAGTTGAAATGCAAAATATTGTTCGTGATCTCAATGTAAAGCATAACCTTGCAGATGCTAAAATTCAGTCATATTTTGACATTAACGGAAAATTGCCAAGATACGATAATGATTTAGAATCTCCATGTTATGGATGTAATGAGAAAATTTCTAAACTGCAGATTAGCTCTGAACAATCAGTTCCAATAAAGAGAGTTGTTTTAGAACAAAAACCTACAAAAATTAATGATCTAAGAGAGTCTTTATCAGAACTTCAAAGTGATTTTTTGAAATCAAGGGATGTCATAGCACAAAAAAAAATGGTTTTTGAGATGAACAATATAATAAAGAATATTCAAGAACTCAAATAATCAAACATCTTTTTATTTTTTCTACTAAAATTATGATTTAATTAGAATATTTTTCCTACTTAGATCTCTTTAATTTCTGTTATAGTGCCTAGTACTGAATCCATCTTTATGATTGCCTTTTTTTCATCCCATCCTAGTGCAACATACCAATCTCCTGCATCATCATGGTACTTTGTCTCGAGAGTCTTGATATCATCAGGTTTCACATCATATTTTTTGGCAACACCTGAAATTGCAAGTGCAATTGCATCCTTTTCTTTTTCTAGGCGTCTTTTCATTAATCCTATTCCTGGACTCATATTTTTTCTACAATGTTTCATCTAATATAGTTAATTCATGAAATTACCCATAGCTTTGAACTTTTCTAATTGATCTCTTTACAATATTTCAAATAGCTCTATGATATTGTAGAAACAAAATGAAACTAATCACAAGACTGACAAACTCTACAATTGCAAAATCAAGTACACTTGTTTCACTAGTCTCAATTTTAGCAGTAATTGGTCCAATTGTAATTGTTTCAGCAGGATTTTGGGATGCTATATCTCATCTTCAAAAAGAACCAGAGTTTTTCTGGAGTCCATCTCACATTGTAGTGTACTTTGGAGTTTCAATGACTAGTTGTGCTGCAATTATGGGAAGCATGTTGATAATTAGAAGATCAGTACGTGGTTCTCTTAAAACTGGAATTAAACTAGTCATTACAGGTTCTATATTACAAATTGTTTCAGGTTTTGGGGATTCTTTGTCTCATGATCTATTTGGAATTGATGGATTAATTTCATGGTCGCATCAACCCCTTGAACTAGGTCTAGTACTTGCATCACTAGGGGCAGTTTTGATATTAAAAAATAGAGAACATACCAAACTCAAAATATTCCTACCATTCTCAATTGTAGCCTTTTTGTTTTTTAGCACTTGGCTGATTTTTAATCTAGTGTTGTTTTTTGGGCATACGATCCAATGTATACAAATCTATGAGATATTTTCTTCTGGTTGCTCTATTTTGTAATTTTTAATTTTCATATATGACATAATCATCATTACTAAAGCACCAACAAGAACCATTATTCCTGATGGAAGCATTTTTTGAGAGTTTGTATTTCCAAATTCTGTTTCTATGTCAATTTGATTTTTGGCAATATTTGTAATCTTTAATGTGTATTCTCCATTTTCATTAAAATCAAAATATCCTACTGATAATTTTGTTTTTACCATTTGTTCTGCAATTACATTCTCTTTGTTATCTAATATCTGAACAAAAATCTCCTCACCTTCAAATTCAGGCATGTATAATTTGTAATATCCAATGTCTATTCCAAAAAATTCTGATTTTACTTCAAAAGAATTTGATTGTTTTAGTATAATAGAATCATATCTTTTTTCAGTTTCATCAAAAATAAACGCCGTCCACACTATCCCAACTATCACTAATACTAATCCGAGTTTGAATGGAGATATCTTCATTTCACCATGTTGAGAAATAATTTACTTTATAAGATAATCTAAAGGGCTCGGAGGGCTTCGATCCCTCGACCTAGCGGTTCGAAGCCGCTCGCACTATCCAGACTGTGCAACGAGTCCAAACAAGTAAGATTTTAACGGGTCTAAATATCTGTCTAGATACTTTGAAAGTATCAAAAAAAGTAGTTGGAGTCGAATATGCAATTAGAGATATCGTTCTAGCTGCTAGAAAAGTTGAACAAACAGGAATGAAAGTTGATTATCTCAACATTGGTGACCCAGTTCAATTTGGATTTCAGCCTCCTAATAATGTAAAACAAGCTTTGATTGATGCAATTAACAATGGAAATAATTTTTACTCTTCATCTGAAGGTCTTTTAGAATTAAGACAAGAAATTGCCAAAAAAGAAAATGCCAAAGGACTTTCAATTAATGCTGATGATATTCTAATCACAAATGGAGTTTCTGAAGGACTTGATATGGTGATATCTTCAATAGTTGAAGAAGGTGATGAGGTATTACTACCTGGGCCATACTATCCTCCATATGCCTCCTATGTTCGATTGCATGGTGGAGTACCTGTAGAGTTTGCAGTAGACTTGAATAATTCTATACCAATTATTGAAGACATTAAATCAAAAATTACATCAAAGACTGTCGCAATCTGTTTGATTAGTCCTAATAATCCAACTGGAGTTGTATTCAATGAAAAAGCACTCAAAGATCTTGTAGATCTTGCAAATGAGCATAATCTTTACATAATTTGTGATGAGATTTATGATCAAATAGTATTTGATGAAAAATTCGTAGGGATTGGGAAAGTAGCTGGTGATTCACCTGTCATTGTTCTAAATGGATTCTCCAAAGTCCATCTAATGTCTGGATGGAGGATTGGATATATTGCATTTAATCAATCACCTCAACTTGTCGAATTACGAGAACATTTACCAAAATTGGCAAGAGTAAGAATTGCAACTAGCCTTCCAGTCCAGTATGCAGCATTGGAATCTCTTCGTGGCCCTCAAGAATACATTGGTAATTTTGTTTCAGAAATGAAAAAACATCGAGACTTGGTTGTTAAACGACTAAATGAAATGCCTGGACTATCTTGTTCTAATCCAAAAGGCGCATTTTATGCATTCCCAAAAATTGAAGATAACAAATTTGGAACTGATAAGGAGTTTGTAACTAAACTGTTAGAACAAAAAGGTGTACTAACTGTTCATGGTTCTGGATTTGGTGAACAATATGGAAGTGGACATTTCAGATTGGTATATTTGCCAAATCTTGAAATATTAAATTCTGCAATGAACAAAATTGAAGAGTTTGTTAGTAATTCCAAACAGTAAACTTTTCAGGAATAATCTCTATAATACAATCTGTATTCTCTAGTAGTTCTTTTGCAGATTTGTTCTCTAAGTCTTTAAAATATCTTAATAGAATTTTTTTGGCAGTTGTTTTGACTTTGGCATTATCTAAAATTAAATTGGCATTTCCTTGTACTAGTACCCCGTAAATGTTTGGTGCATTAACTCCAACATCTACACAACATGAGACTCTTTGGTTTTTCTTAACATTTTGCGCCTTTTGTGTTTTAGTGTTTGTTCCAATATAGAATTTTTTTCCACTATATCTATACCAAACAGGCGCAATATGTGGAGTTTTATTTTTACCAATTGTTGCTAATCGTAATATCTTTTGCTCTTTAAGAAATTCATCTCTTTTCTTCATGTTTTCTAAATCCTAACGCTATCATAAAAATCCCAAAGCATAACATTGCAACTGACACTTTTTCATTAGTAAATTCTGCATTAAACAAAAAATCTTCAACAAAATCTATTCCCCATATGAGTAATTGCTGTATGAGAACTATTCCTCCCATAACACAGAAAAGCAAACCAATTGCAGTAAACCAATTTTTACCCCGTC comes from Nitrosopumilus oxyclinae and encodes:
- a CDS encoding aminotransferase class I/II-fold pyridoxal phosphate-dependent enzyme, translating into MKVSKKVVGVEYAIRDIVLAARKVEQTGMKVDYLNIGDPVQFGFQPPNNVKQALIDAINNGNNFYSSSEGLLELRQEIAKKENAKGLSINADDILITNGVSEGLDMVISSIVEEGDEVLLPGPYYPPYASYVRLHGGVPVEFAVDLNNSIPIIEDIKSKITSKTVAICLISPNNPTGVVFNEKALKDLVDLANEHNLYIICDEIYDQIVFDEKFVGIGKVAGDSPVIVLNGFSKVHLMSGWRIGYIAFNQSPQLVELREHLPKLARVRIATSLPVQYAALESLRGPQEYIGNFVSEMKKHRDLVVKRLNEMPGLSCSNPKGAFYAFPKIEDNKFGTDKEFVTKLLEQKGVLTVHGSGFGEQYGSGHFRLVYLPNLEILNSAMNKIEEFVSNSKQ
- a CDS encoding pyridoxamine 5'-phosphate oxidase family protein, with amino-acid sequence MKKRDEFLKEQKILRLATIGKNKTPHIAPVWYRYSGKKFYIGTNTKTQKAQNVKKNQRVSCCVDVGVNAPNIYGVLVQGNANLILDNAKVKTTAKKILLRYFKDLENKSAKELLENTDCIIEIIPEKFTVWNY